Proteins encoded within one genomic window of Synechococcus sp. PCC 7335:
- a CDS encoding DNA-directed RNA polymerase subunit omega, with product MKRLPFDSQQVMRRTEDLISAASNRYRITVQVANRAQRRRFEEFDSLDESKMKPVLRAIVEMSDELTQPEIIGE from the coding sequence ATGAAGCGACTTCCCTTTGACAGCCAACAAGTCATGCGCCGCACTGAAGATCTGATCAGCGCCGCCTCAAATCGCTATCGCATCACTGTACAAGTTGCTAACCGGGCGCAGCGTCGTCGTTTTGAAGAGTTCGATAGCTTAGATGAGTCCAAAATGAAGCCTGTCCTACGTGCGATTGTCGAGATGTCGGACGAGCTAACGCAACCAGAGATCATCGGTGAATAG
- a CDS encoding DUF1818 family protein, producing the protein MKQKVLEGNGWRLGWNPEADNFRGLIAGPDWALELTAAELKDFCRLARQLDSTMNAMTVQLVDEERLSCEQETQIVWLEAEGFPTCYGLRFILLTGRKCEGEWPPDVVPQLISALDQLPFRDL; encoded by the coding sequence GTGAAGCAAAAAGTCCTAGAAGGAAATGGTTGGCGACTGGGCTGGAACCCTGAGGCTGATAACTTTCGTGGTTTGATAGCTGGACCAGACTGGGCCCTAGAGTTGACCGCTGCAGAACTCAAAGATTTTTGTAGGCTCGCTCGGCAGTTAGATAGCACGATGAACGCGATGACAGTGCAACTAGTCGACGAAGAGCGTTTGAGCTGTGAGCAGGAAACTCAGATAGTTTGGTTAGAAGCTGAAGGCTTTCCGACCTGCTATGGTCTGCGCTTCATACTATTGACAGGCAGAAAGTGCGAAGGAGAATGGCCGCCTGATGTAGTTCCACAGTTGATTAGCGCTCTAGATCAATTACCTTTTCGTGACCTATAG